In Candidatus Binatia bacterium, a single genomic region encodes these proteins:
- a CDS encoding DUF72 domain-containing protein, with product MTTFWIGTSGYNYKGWKGPFYPAEIAEPEMLRYYAQRFSTVELNYTFYRMANVRTLQGWAKETPEVFHFTLKAPRRITHDLQLRDAADPLTYFCETAQALKQRLGAFLFQLPPFLKRDLSRLEDFLHQMPPGFRPAFEFRHPSWFADDVYECLRRFDAALCIAEHEDRSAPFEPTANFGYFRLRRPDYSDADLAAWAQRLEDAAARWTDVFVYFKHEEAGKGPLYAAKLSELLHRSAVPVAAENQP from the coding sequence ATGACCACGTTCTGGATTGGCACCTCGGGTTACAACTATAAGGGATGGAAGGGGCCATTTTATCCCGCCGAGATCGCCGAGCCGGAGATGCTCAGATACTACGCGCAGCGGTTTTCCACGGTCGAACTGAACTACACGTTCTATCGCATGGCGAACGTGCGCACGCTGCAAGGATGGGCCAAAGAGACGCCGGAGGTGTTTCACTTCACGCTCAAGGCCCCACGCCGAATCACCCATGACCTGCAGTTACGGGATGCCGCCGACCCGCTCACCTACTTTTGCGAGACCGCCCAGGCTTTGAAGCAACGCCTGGGAGCGTTTCTCTTCCAGTTGCCGCCGTTCCTGAAACGGGACCTGTCGCGGCTGGAGGACTTTCTCCACCAGATGCCACCGGGATTCCGTCCGGCCTTCGAGTTTCGTCATCCCAGCTGGTTTGCCGATGATGTTTACGAGTGCCTGCGCCGCTTCGACGCGGCGCTGTGCATCGCGGAGCACGAGGATCGCAGCGCCCCATTCGAGCCGACGGCCAACTTCGGCTACTTCCGATTGCGCCGGCCAGACTATTCCGACGCCGACCTGGCGGCATGGGCGCAGCGGCTCGAGGATGCCGCGGCGCGGTGGACCGACGTCTTCGTCTATTTCAAGCATGAGGAAGCGGGGAAGGGTCCCCTGTATGCGGCCAAGCTGTCTGAGTTGCTGCACAGGTCAGCTGTGCCCGTTGCGGCGGAGAACCAGCCGTAA
- the yihA gene encoding ribosome biogenesis GTP-binding protein YihA/YsxC, translating into MPPRAPQPRVHSAEFLAGAADGGRLPQLRYPEIAFAGRSNVGKSSLLNRLVGSHSLARVSKTPGRTQQINFFLIDERLVFVDLPGYGFARVPLSVKEQWKQLVESYLSQRANLCAVVIILDLRRGIEADDRRLIEYLHAHEIPAILVATKADKLAYGERLRRAHGLEAERLPGVVAMVLCSARTGDGMPQVWQAIEPLVHRFQPRNL; encoded by the coding sequence TTGCCGCCGCGTGCGCCTCAGCCGCGGGTGCATAGCGCCGAGTTCCTCGCCGGCGCCGCTGATGGCGGGCGCCTGCCGCAGTTGCGCTATCCCGAGATCGCCTTTGCCGGGCGGTCGAACGTCGGCAAATCGTCGTTGCTCAATCGGCTCGTCGGGAGCCACAGCCTGGCCCGGGTGAGCAAGACCCCTGGCCGCACCCAGCAGATCAACTTTTTCCTCATCGACGAGCGGCTGGTCTTCGTCGATCTGCCCGGGTACGGCTTCGCGCGGGTTCCGTTGAGCGTCAAAGAGCAGTGGAAGCAACTCGTAGAGAGCTACCTGAGCCAGCGCGCCAACCTGTGCGCGGTCGTCATCATCCTGGACCTGCGCCGTGGGATCGAGGCCGACGATCGGCGGCTGATTGAATACCTCCACGCGCATGAGATCCCTGCGATCCTGGTGGCGACCAAGGCCGACAAGCTCGCGTACGGCGAGCGCCTGCGCCGAGCTCACGGGCTCGAAGCGGAGCGCTTGCCAGGCGTGGTGGCCATGGTCCTCTGCTCCGCGCGCACCGGCGACGGCATGCCGCAAGTGTGGCAAGCGATCGAGCCGTTGGTGCATCGGTTTCAACCGCGGAATCTGTAG